One window from the genome of Microbulbifer sp. ALW1 encodes:
- a CDS encoding SRPBCC family protein, with protein MTGTVRLHRVLRAPVERVYRAFTNPHAMAKWSPPDGFYAIYEHLEAKVGGTYKASFTNFTTGDSHSFGGEFKEIAENERIRYIDTFDDPNLPGTMEVTVTFKPVTCGTELTIVQEGIPEVIPVEMCYLGWQESMAALARLVEPEINQ; from the coding sequence ATGACCGGTACCGTTCGTCTACACCGTGTATTGCGCGCACCCGTGGAGCGCGTGTACCGCGCCTTTACCAACCCGCACGCCATGGCCAAGTGGTCCCCGCCGGATGGCTTCTACGCTATCTACGAGCACCTGGAGGCTAAAGTAGGCGGCACCTACAAGGCGTCCTTTACCAACTTCACCACCGGAGACAGTCACTCGTTTGGCGGCGAATTCAAGGAGATCGCCGAGAACGAGCGGATTCGCTACATCGATACCTTCGATGACCCCAACCTGCCCGGCACCATGGAAGTGACGGTCACCTTTAAGCCTGTTACCTGCGGAACCGAACTCACAATCGTCCAGGAGGGCATCCCTGAGGTGATTCCGGTGGAGATGTGCTACCTGGGCTGGCAAGAATCCATGGCCGCACTGGCCCGCCTGGTTGAACCGGAAATCAATCAGTAA
- a CDS encoding YciI family protein: MKNFLAIYLGTPDSMKKWENLSETEQQQRMKEGMAAWTGWMEQHKDILVVEGGPLGKTKRIDDDGIVDTRNNMTGYVIVKAESHEAAAKLFEGHPSFSIFPGDGVEVMECMPIPTL; encoded by the coding sequence GTGAAAAACTTCCTCGCTATATATCTCGGCACGCCGGATTCCATGAAGAAATGGGAAAATTTATCCGAAACTGAACAGCAGCAAAGGATGAAGGAAGGCATGGCCGCCTGGACCGGCTGGATGGAACAGCATAAAGATATTCTGGTGGTCGAGGGTGGACCGCTGGGTAAAACCAAGCGCATCGATGATGACGGTATCGTCGATACCCGTAATAACATGACCGGGTACGTCATCGTCAAGGCGGAATCCCACGAAGCCGCTGCAAAGCTGTTTGAAGGGCACCCAAGCTTCAGTATTTTCCCGGGTGATGGTGTGGAAGTGATGGAGTGTATGCCGATTCCGACACTTTGA